From the Pseudoalteromonas tunicata genome, one window contains:
- a CDS encoding S8 family serine peptidase → MSQGIIKKSAIALAVSGVLITAQQVSAASFEQYNQKNQKAVKAQVTKKDTAVKREAKSWVVKLHGAALSQASFGEKSQSVSAIANVQAKVEASIQALDLNVKVLARTSKLVNSIVVEGDKDTLAQLLSLPEVDNIYPVFDYELDVADSADYVKATPLVASGIAKGDGVKVAVLDTGVDYTHAAFGGAGTAAAYEEAISDPTSVVWPQGQIKGGYDYVNNDADPIDVDTNHGTHVSHSVTGIAPNVELYVYSVCDDGCSGLAQILALENAMDPNNDGDISDRVDVVNMSLGGNYGDKALDAVGLFINQAVKLGTNLVISAGNDGAYPFIVGGPSTTENALSVGAMTHPTDEAAIGTATVAGVETEFGTAAFGAEGPFEFSNLDAELIYPTENQEGCDPFSADTDFTGKAVMIDRGTCNFSDKAFYAQSKGAVFVIIANNREGAAPGMSAGPKGPDVTIRTVSVTQTDANNLKAQLNAGETATFSFKEEVKVTSGAIASFTSRGPSMDGYLKPEITAPGVNIMTAHPGLGDGLSGATGTSFSGPITAGAMSLLKEALPERNALELKATLMNAANLDVTMKARSIDPNAALAPISYIGSGLVDVEKAANLPVAAWAKDTKQAALSFGLVNLSQTTALTKTVEVKNFSNSAKTYSLSLTQRFADDEERGALSMSFPSSVTVPAGQTVSFDVVATIDPAKLPEWMLDSSNVGSVAATELLTTSELDGALNFSEGGEKAFHLVYHILPKAAASVSVMPEKTENGVAHMLTNTGAVNFEPFFAPTVASDDIDGSRFDLVSASIETIDVPATFCESGYAVLTTFVMDKGITHTYVGGFMADFDLNQDGVWDVTAQAGQLEWFYDVEPGTAISFTHAYGSTSGAIGNAYHTVGNNFVTVQSCLSSFGLTADQLGKVQANVRFRTEEYSWTPIPTNSVDNATAQYTFAISEPVAGLFDSTGNQVEMLAPGESAELLVSGAKFTMLSDSGSKAINVDPMADVRTAPVLMDTEFSVDENTATGTVIGQLSATYDALLANPVSEFIVVNSTSTAITVDAMGKVVVANAAQLDHDAGLTMVELEVVATDTRGNVSASAMVTVNINNLADEASEQPVVTPPPVVHKKSAGSMGWLVLLAAPFAILRRRKQK, encoded by the coding sequence ATGTCTCAGGGAATTATCAAAAAATCTGCAATAGCATTAGCTGTAAGTGGTGTTTTAATTACGGCACAACAAGTATCAGCAGCTTCGTTTGAACAATATAATCAAAAAAATCAAAAAGCAGTTAAAGCGCAAGTTACTAAAAAAGATACCGCAGTTAAACGTGAAGCAAAAAGCTGGGTGGTAAAATTACATGGTGCAGCTTTATCACAAGCTTCATTTGGTGAGAAATCACAGTCAGTTTCTGCAATCGCAAATGTTCAAGCTAAAGTTGAAGCTTCAATTCAAGCGCTTGATTTAAATGTAAAGGTATTAGCGCGTACCAGTAAATTAGTTAATTCGATTGTTGTTGAAGGTGATAAAGATACGTTAGCGCAACTATTATCATTACCAGAAGTAGATAATATCTATCCAGTTTTTGATTATGAATTAGATGTTGCAGATAGTGCTGATTATGTAAAAGCAACACCTTTGGTTGCCAGTGGTATTGCAAAAGGTGATGGTGTAAAAGTTGCCGTATTAGATACTGGCGTTGATTATACCCATGCCGCATTTGGTGGTGCAGGTACCGCAGCAGCATACGAAGAAGCAATTAGTGACCCTACATCAGTAGTTTGGCCGCAAGGTCAAATCAAAGGTGGTTACGATTACGTAAATAATGATGCTGATCCTATTGATGTTGATACCAATCATGGTACCCACGTTTCTCATTCTGTTACTGGTATTGCACCAAATGTTGAGCTCTATGTTTATTCAGTTTGTGACGACGGTTGTTCTGGTTTGGCGCAAATCTTAGCGCTTGAAAATGCAATGGATCCAAATAACGATGGTGACATCTCTGATCGTGTCGACGTTGTTAATATGTCTTTAGGTGGTAATTATGGCGATAAAGCATTAGATGCTGTTGGCCTTTTTATTAACCAAGCGGTAAAACTTGGCACTAACTTAGTTATTTCAGCAGGTAACGACGGCGCTTACCCATTTATCGTGGGTGGTCCAAGTACTACAGAAAACGCATTATCTGTTGGTGCTATGACTCATCCAACAGATGAAGCTGCTATTGGCACTGCAACGGTTGCGGGCGTTGAAACCGAATTTGGTACAGCAGCCTTTGGTGCTGAAGGTCCATTTGAATTTAGTAATCTTGATGCTGAGTTAATCTATCCAACAGAAAATCAAGAAGGTTGTGATCCGTTTTCAGCAGATACTGATTTTACTGGTAAAGCTGTGATGATTGACCGTGGAACTTGTAACTTTTCGGACAAAGCTTTTTATGCACAAAGTAAGGGTGCCGTATTTGTAATTATCGCAAATAATCGTGAAGGTGCTGCACCTGGCATGTCAGCAGGACCGAAAGGCCCTGATGTAACAATCCGCACGGTTTCTGTTACTCAAACTGATGCAAATAATTTAAAAGCGCAATTAAATGCGGGTGAAACAGCAACATTTAGCTTTAAAGAAGAGGTAAAAGTTACAAGTGGTGCAATTGCTTCGTTTACTTCTCGTGGCCCATCAATGGATGGCTATTTAAAGCCTGAAATTACTGCTCCTGGTGTGAACATTATGACCGCACACCCAGGTCTAGGTGATGGTTTATCTGGCGCTACTGGTACTTCTTTCTCAGGTCCAATTACTGCGGGTGCTATGAGCTTGCTTAAAGAAGCATTGCCAGAGCGTAATGCACTTGAGTTAAAAGCAACGCTAATGAATGCTGCTAATTTAGATGTAACGATGAAGGCCCGCTCAATTGACCCAAATGCAGCCTTAGCACCAATTAGTTACATTGGTTCCGGTTTAGTTGATGTTGAAAAAGCAGCCAACTTACCTGTTGCTGCGTGGGCAAAAGATACCAAGCAGGCAGCTTTATCGTTTGGTTTGGTTAATTTGTCACAAACAACAGCATTAACAAAAACAGTTGAAGTTAAAAACTTCTCTAATTCTGCTAAAACATATTCGCTTTCTTTAACTCAGCGCTTTGCTGATGATGAAGAGCGCGGTGCCCTTAGTATGAGCTTCCCTTCTTCAGTCACAGTACCTGCTGGTCAAACCGTATCGTTTGATGTTGTCGCAACAATTGATCCAGCTAAATTACCAGAGTGGATGCTTGATTCAAGCAATGTGGGTAGTGTTGCCGCCACTGAATTATTAACGACATCAGAACTTGATGGTGCATTAAACTTCAGTGAAGGTGGCGAAAAAGCATTCCATCTTGTTTACCACATATTACCTAAAGCTGCAGCATCAGTCAGTGTAATGCCTGAAAAAACAGAGAACGGTGTAGCGCATATGCTAACCAATACCGGTGCTGTTAATTTCGAGCCTTTCTTTGCGCCTACTGTTGCAAGTGATGACATTGACGGTTCTCGTTTTGATTTAGTGAGCGCATCGATAGAGACGATTGATGTACCTGCTACTTTTTGTGAGTCAGGTTACGCGGTATTGACTACTTTCGTAATGGATAAAGGCATCACACATACTTATGTGGGTGGCTTTATGGCCGATTTCGATTTAAATCAAGATGGTGTTTGGGATGTAACGGCGCAAGCTGGTCAATTAGAGTGGTTCTATGATGTTGAACCTGGTACTGCGATTTCTTTCACGCATGCTTATGGTTCAACAAGCGGTGCCATTGGTAATGCTTACCATACGGTTGGAAATAACTTCGTAACCGTACAAAGTTGTTTAAGTAGTTTTGGCTTAACAGCTGATCAGTTAGGTAAAGTGCAAGCAAATGTTCGCTTCCGTACAGAAGAGTACAGCTGGACTCCAATCCCTACTAATTCAGTAGATAATGCAACGGCACAATATACTTTTGCTATCTCAGAACCTGTTGCAGGACTTTTTGATTCGACTGGAAATCAGGTTGAAATGTTAGCACCAGGTGAGTCTGCTGAATTACTTGTATCAGGAGCTAAATTCACTATGCTGTCTGATTCAGGTTCAAAAGCAATTAATGTCGACCCGATGGCTGATGTTCGTACTGCACCAGTATTGATGGATACTGAGTTCTCAGTTGATGAAAATACCGCAACAGGTACTGTAATCGGTCAATTATCAGCGACATATGATGCATTACTTGCAAACCCTGTGTCTGAATTTATTGTTGTAAACTCAACTTCAACAGCAATCACAGTTGATGCGATGGGCAAGGTAGTTGTAGCTAATGCAGCTCAGTTAGACCATGACGCAGGTTTAACTATGGTTGAGCTTGAAGTTGTTGCAACAGATACACGAGGTAATGTGTCTGCAAGCGCAATGGTTACTGTTAATATCAACAACTTGGCTGATGAAGCATCAGAGCAGCCGGTAGTAACTCCGCCGCCAGTAGTGCATAAAAAATCAGCGGGTTCTATGGGTTGGTTAGTATTACTTGCAGCACCATTTGCAATCTTACGTCGCAGAAAGCAAAAATAA
- a CDS encoding S8 family serine peptidase — MKHTLFKMSVLSAAIMITLSGCGSDNDKKTAVIDIAPRANNVELTNLKHWVPVTDSLKAIDSNGDELSFSFAENGQAVAAVDGIYHFSHGTMALSGRDFTYISLTGEDASIDYTVTANGKSASAKINISGVEKDPLANEQWHLRNTGQRAFARSDEFLTVMAKLNGLTTDDEIAQYKQTRLDHFNQNLTLVGADMNVAQAYQQGVTGKGVIAVVVDSGLEVRHEDLDDNVLPYRSLNLNPGAFDQTDPTKPVPADGVYKSFGDFSDHGTAVAGLIAAEGWNGKGGRGVAPDAQLIGMNFIHSKTKQNDFNVQAIINGFPGSGIALDEEVLFNRSYGSNPALFLPDDQIDNYLTSYATTILRNGKGAISVKASGNDFESGRHSDGDFCKKSGTNELGLGCIDMNVSAANRSLNHVTVGALKANGKRASYSTSGSGLFLSAPAGESGQWEPAMITTDNMTCLNGSSGFPLLNYLEGLYGQPAGFVAGYHFFDYPGHPLNASCNYTNSMNGTSSAAPNTSGVIALVMEANPALTARDIKHVLATTATQTDPEDTPIIRTTGDGEFTAHLGWVENAAGYKFNNFYGLGRVNAGEAVKMAKGFTSLTPQVQSDWYFTGQAVDVVIGEAGPAFIAQGEPLALSVPNNSVVGASHSMLVDSDLVVEAMQFSFTIANSETRFDYSHEQIPGDMQSSAATDLAIEVTSPSGTKAIILSSGQANLTPAVASSRYFLNGFIHAPSVSFLSHAFYGENSKGEWTVKVVDAADPAQVVYLNDESKLSVVVPNETPSVLEGWGIRVTGRVE; from the coding sequence ATGAAACACACACTATTTAAAATGTCTGTATTGTCTGCAGCCATTATGATAACGCTGTCAGGTTGTGGCAGTGATAATGATAAAAAAACAGCAGTGATCGATATTGCACCGCGTGCAAATAATGTTGAGTTAACAAATCTAAAACATTGGGTGCCTGTAACGGATTCATTAAAAGCGATAGATTCAAATGGTGATGAGTTAAGTTTTAGTTTTGCTGAAAATGGCCAAGCGGTGGCTGCGGTGGATGGTATTTACCATTTTAGTCACGGGACGATGGCGCTTAGTGGGCGTGATTTTACTTACATCTCACTTACGGGTGAAGATGCATCGATTGATTACACGGTTACAGCGAATGGTAAATCAGCGTCGGCGAAGATCAATATTTCAGGAGTCGAAAAAGATCCGCTTGCAAATGAGCAGTGGCATTTGCGTAATACAGGTCAGCGTGCTTTTGCCCGTAGTGATGAGTTTTTAACTGTGATGGCTAAGTTAAATGGGTTAACTACAGATGATGAAATAGCCCAATATAAGCAAACTCGTTTAGATCATTTTAATCAAAATCTTACGCTAGTTGGGGCTGATATGAATGTGGCACAAGCCTATCAGCAAGGTGTCACAGGTAAAGGAGTGATTGCGGTTGTTGTTGATTCTGGCCTAGAAGTTCGCCATGAAGATTTAGATGATAACGTATTACCTTATCGTTCATTAAATTTAAATCCAGGTGCATTTGATCAAACTGATCCTACAAAACCTGTTCCTGCTGATGGTGTTTATAAGTCATTTGGTGATTTTAGTGACCATGGTACAGCAGTAGCTGGATTGATTGCAGCAGAAGGGTGGAATGGCAAAGGCGGCCGTGGTGTTGCACCAGATGCACAGCTCATTGGTATGAACTTTATTCATAGCAAAACCAAACAAAATGATTTCAATGTACAAGCTATCATAAATGGTTTCCCAGGTAGTGGGATCGCGTTGGATGAAGAAGTATTATTTAACCGTAGTTATGGTTCTAACCCTGCACTATTTTTACCTGATGACCAGATTGACAATTATTTAACGAGTTATGCAACGACTATATTGCGTAATGGTAAAGGCGCAATTAGCGTTAAGGCGTCGGGTAATGATTTCGAGTCAGGTCGTCATAGCGATGGTGATTTTTGTAAAAAATCAGGCACTAACGAGTTAGGCTTAGGTTGTATTGATATGAATGTATCAGCAGCTAACCGAAGCTTAAACCATGTGACTGTCGGTGCATTAAAAGCTAACGGAAAGCGCGCGAGTTATTCGACATCTGGAAGTGGTTTGTTTTTAAGTGCGCCAGCGGGTGAAAGCGGCCAATGGGAACCTGCAATGATCACTACAGATAATATGACGTGTCTGAATGGTTCATCAGGTTTTCCATTGTTAAACTATTTAGAAGGTTTGTATGGCCAACCTGCAGGTTTTGTTGCTGGTTATCACTTCTTTGATTACCCAGGTCATCCATTAAATGCAAGCTGTAATTATACCAACAGCATGAATGGTACTTCTTCTGCGGCGCCTAATACATCGGGTGTGATAGCGTTAGTCATGGAGGCTAATCCTGCGCTGACGGCGCGTGATATCAAACATGTGCTAGCAACCACAGCCACTCAAACTGACCCTGAAGATACACCTATTATACGTACGACAGGTGATGGTGAATTTACCGCTCATTTAGGCTGGGTTGAAAATGCTGCGGGCTATAAATTTAATAACTTTTATGGTTTAGGTCGCGTAAATGCAGGCGAAGCTGTAAAAATGGCAAAAGGTTTCACTTCACTTACACCACAAGTTCAAAGTGATTGGTATTTTACAGGCCAAGCGGTTGATGTAGTTATTGGTGAAGCTGGACCTGCATTTATAGCGCAAGGTGAGCCGTTAGCTTTAAGTGTACCTAATAATTCAGTTGTTGGTGCAAGCCATAGCATGTTGGTTGATTCAGACTTGGTGGTTGAAGCGATGCAGTTTAGCTTTACCATTGCAAACTCTGAAACTCGTTTTGATTACAGTCATGAGCAAATCCCTGGTGATATGCAATCATCAGCAGCGACTGATTTAGCAATTGAAGTGACTTCGCCATCAGGTACTAAAGCGATTATTCTATCTTCAGGGCAAGCAAATTTAACTCCTGCGGTTGCTAGCTCTCGTTATTTTTTAAATGGCTTTATACATGCTCCAAGTGTGAGCTTTTTATCACATGCTTTTTATGGTGAAAACAGTAAAGGAGAATGGACAGTTAAAGTGGTAGATGCAGCTGATCCAGCTCAAGTTGTTTATCTAAATGATGAGAGTAAGTTAAGTGTAGTGGTCCCGAATGAAACACCTTCAGTACTTGAAGGTTGGGGTATTCGTGTAACTGGCCGTGTAGAGTAA
- a CDS encoding DUF2721 domain-containing protein: MNSEALNILTMAKLIQTAVAPVFLITGVAAMLGVLSNRLARITDRARQLEKKVRTSQDESLKKLLTTELRALWKRARCIHISFSLSVLSALLVCTVVMALFVSHLLEVNLNMTIGISFVGAMLFLIFAMLSLLAEVFLATRSMRRGMIFTHIDLDD; this comes from the coding sequence ATGAATAGCGAAGCACTTAACATTCTCACCATGGCTAAATTAATCCAAACAGCTGTAGCGCCTGTATTTTTAATTACAGGAGTTGCAGCAATGCTTGGGGTATTGTCAAACCGCCTTGCTCGCATCACTGATAGAGCGCGCCAACTAGAAAAAAAAGTCCGTACCTCACAGGATGAATCGTTAAAAAAACTACTCACCACAGAATTACGAGCGCTTTGGAAACGCGCACGCTGTATTCATATTTCTTTTAGCTTGAGCGTATTGAGTGCATTGTTAGTTTGTACTGTGGTTATGGCTTTGTTTGTTAGCCATTTACTTGAAGTGAATTTAAACATGACAATTGGTATTAGCTTTGTCGGTGCCATGCTCTTTTTAATTTTTGCCATGCTGTCATTATTAGCAGAGGTATTTTTAGCCACACGCTCGATGCGCAGAGGCATGATTTTTACGCATATCGATTTAGATGACTAA